In Zingiber officinale cultivar Zhangliang chromosome 3B, Zo_v1.1, whole genome shotgun sequence, a single window of DNA contains:
- the LOC122056399 gene encoding BURP domain-containing protein 3-like has translation MANQLILFFLGLLAGLVAHPSVALASSPELYWKTALPNTPIPSCIHDLLHPPETSPGLWMSPESEEEVEVPGVTSIYYNAANAAQLRKMSSRSLFFLEKDLFPGATFDLQFKRSIPKHADLLPRRVADALPFSSDKLPDVLALLSVDPNSKDARDMSATLERCERTANARETKHCATSIESMVDFAVSALATDYVSAVSTVANSTAAAAMQRYAVEGFERMGGEGLGVFCHPEPYAYVVFHCHAVGKGMMREYTVSLKGSDGSRVEAIAVCHLDTTSWNPQHLMLQVLQVKPGSAEPVCHILPSDHVLWTPRQQML, from the exons ATGGCGAACCAGCTCATCCTGTTCTTCCTCGGG CTCCTCGCCGGACTCGTAGCCCATCCATCAGTTGCACTTGCTTCGTCGCCGGAGCTCTACTGGAAAACTGCCCTCCCGAACACTCCTATCCCTAGCTGCATCCATGACCTCCTTCACCCCCCTG AGACAAGCCCGGGCTTATGGATGTCGCCGGAGTCCGAAGAGGAAGTGGAGGTTCCTGGAGTCACCTCCATTTACTACAACGCCGCCAACGCAGCGCAACTCCGCAAAATGTCCTCTCGGTCTCTGTTCTTCCTCGAGAAGGACCTGTTTCCAGGAGCCACCTTCGACTTGCAATTCAAGCGATCCATCCCCAAACACGCCGACCTCCTCCCTCGCCGCGTGGCCGACGCCCTCCCCTTCTCCTCCGACAAACTCCCCGACGTCCTCGCGCTTCTCTCCGTCGACCCTAACTCGAAGGACGCCCGGGATATGAGCGCGACCCTGGAACGGTGCGAGCGCACGGCGAATGCAAGGGAGACGAAGCACTGTGCCACCTCCATCGAAAGCATGGTCGACTTCGCCGTCTCGGCTCTGGCCACCGACTATGTCAGCGCGGTGTCGACAGTTGCGAACTccacggcggcggcggcgatgcAGCGGTACGCGGTGGAGGGGTTCGAAAGGATGGGTGGGGAGGGGCTGGGCGTGTTTTGCCACCCCGAGCCGTACGCGTACGTTGTGTTCCACTGCCACGCGGTGGGGAAGGGGATGATGAGGGAGTACACGGTGAGCTTGAAGGGGAGCGACGGGAGCCGAGTGGAAGCGATCGCAGTTTGTCACCTGGACACGACGTCGTGGAATCCGCAGCACTTGATGCTCCAGGTGCTGCAGGTGAAGCCGGGGAGCGCAGAGCCGGTGTGTCATATCCTGCCTAGCGACCATGTCCTGTGGACCCCTCGCCAACAAATGCTGTGA